One stretch of Cygnus atratus isolate AKBS03 ecotype Queensland, Australia chromosome 26, CAtr_DNAZoo_HiC_assembly, whole genome shotgun sequence DNA includes these proteins:
- the TMEM38A gene encoding trimeric intracellular cation channel type A isoform X4, whose translation MDLAGALQLGELAAAFAALPVFPLFDAAYFIVSVLYLKYEPGAVEMSRKSPFASWLCAMLHCFGSYILADLLLGEAPIHYFSNNSSVILATAIWYLIFFCPMNLFYKCVSFLPVKLIFVAMKEVVRVRKIAAGVHHAHHQYHHGWFIMMATGWVKGSGVALMSNFEQLLRGVWKPETNEILHMSFPTKASLYGTVLFTLQQTHWLPVSEANLIFFFTMFMIVCKGNWILLRTVLSCA comes from the exons ATGGATCTAGCGGGGGCTCTGCAGCTCGGGGAGCTGGCGGCCGCCTTCGCCGCCCTGCCCGTCTTCCCGCTCTTCGATGCGGCTTACTTCATCGTCTCCGTGCTCTACCTCAAGTACGAGCCAG GAGCTGTGGAGATGTCTCGTAAGAGCCCTTTTGCCTCTTGGCTTTGTGCTATGCTCCACTGCTTTGGAAGTTACATACTTGCTGATCTGTTACTTGGAGAAGCACCTATTCATTACTTCAGTAATAATTCCAGTGTCATCCTGGCCACAGCAATCTG GTACTTGATATTCTTCTGTCCCATGAACCTCTTCTACAAGTGTGTTAGCTTTTTGCCTGTGAAGCTCATCTTTGTGGCGATGAAGGAAGTGGTCAGAGTTCGCAAAATTGCAGCCGGGGTCCACCATGCTCATCACCAGTACCACCACGGGTGGTTCATTATGATGGCTACTGGATGGGTCAAAG gtTCTGGTGTTGCCTTGATGTCTAACTTTGAGCAACTGCTGCGTGGGGTCTGGAAgccagaaacaaatgaaattctTCATATGTCCTT CCCTACAAAAGCTAGTCTGTATGGCACAGTCCTTTTCACACTGCAACAAACTCACTGGCTCCCTGTCTCTGAAGCCAACCTCATCTTCTTTTTCACCATGTTCATGATAGTTTGCAAG GGGAATTGGATACTTCTCAGGACGGTCCTAAGCTGTGCTTGA
- the TMEM38A gene encoding trimeric intracellular cation channel type A isoform X1: MDLAGALQLGELAAAFAALPVFPLFDAAYFIVSVLYLKYEPGAVEMSRKSPFASWLCAMLHCFGSYILADLLLGEAPIHYFSNNSSVILATAIWYLIFFCPMNLFYKCVSFLPVKLIFVAMKEVVRVRKIAAGVHHAHHQYHHGWFIMMATGWVKGSGVALMSNFEQLLRGVWKPETNEILHMSFPTKASLYGTVLFTLQQTHWLPVSEANLIFFFTMFMIVCKVFMTATHSHASPFAPVEGFVCPVFFGSVSSGHTSHDQHGASHEVSHPPPPPVKSKEELNEGTRKRKAKKAE, from the exons ATGGATCTAGCGGGGGCTCTGCAGCTCGGGGAGCTGGCGGCCGCCTTCGCCGCCCTGCCCGTCTTCCCGCTCTTCGATGCGGCTTACTTCATCGTCTCCGTGCTCTACCTCAAGTACGAGCCAG GAGCTGTGGAGATGTCTCGTAAGAGCCCTTTTGCCTCTTGGCTTTGTGCTATGCTCCACTGCTTTGGAAGTTACATACTTGCTGATCTGTTACTTGGAGAAGCACCTATTCATTACTTCAGTAATAATTCCAGTGTCATCCTGGCCACAGCAATCTG GTACTTGATATTCTTCTGTCCCATGAACCTCTTCTACAAGTGTGTTAGCTTTTTGCCTGTGAAGCTCATCTTTGTGGCGATGAAGGAAGTGGTCAGAGTTCGCAAAATTGCAGCCGGGGTCCACCATGCTCATCACCAGTACCACCACGGGTGGTTCATTATGATGGCTACTGGATGGGTCAAAG gtTCTGGTGTTGCCTTGATGTCTAACTTTGAGCAACTGCTGCGTGGGGTCTGGAAgccagaaacaaatgaaattctTCATATGTCCTT CCCTACAAAAGCTAGTCTGTATGGCACAGTCCTTTTCACACTGCAACAAACTCACTGGCTCCCTGTCTCTGAAGCCAACCTCATCTTCTTTTTCACCATGTTCATGATAGTTTGCAAG GTTTTCATGACGGCGACTCACTCTCACGCCTCACCTTTTGCTCCAGTGGAAGGCTTCGTCTGCCCAGTTTTCTTTGGCTCAGTTTCTAGCGGACACACTAGTCATGATCAGCACGGGGCCTCCCATGAGGTTTCCCATCCACCGCCTCCTCCTGTGAAGTCAAAAGAGGAGCTTAATGAAGGCACAAGGAAAcggaaagcaaaaaaagctgaataa
- the TMEM38A gene encoding trimeric intracellular cation channel type A isoform X2 → MRLTSSSPCSTSRAVEMSRKSPFASWLCAMLHCFGSYILADLLLGEAPIHYFSNNSSVILATAIWYLIFFCPMNLFYKCVSFLPVKLIFVAMKEVVRVRKIAAGVHHAHHQYHHGWFIMMATGWVKGSGVALMSNFEQLLRGVWKPETNEILHMSFPTKASLYGTVLFTLQQTHWLPVSEANLIFFFTMFMIVCKVFMTATHSHASPFAPVEGFVCPVFFGSVSSGHTSHDQHGASHEVSHPPPPPVKSKEELNEGTRKRKAKKAE, encoded by the exons ATGCGGCTTACTTCATCGTCTCCGTGCTCTACCTCAA GAGCTGTGGAGATGTCTCGTAAGAGCCCTTTTGCCTCTTGGCTTTGTGCTATGCTCCACTGCTTTGGAAGTTACATACTTGCTGATCTGTTACTTGGAGAAGCACCTATTCATTACTTCAGTAATAATTCCAGTGTCATCCTGGCCACAGCAATCTG GTACTTGATATTCTTCTGTCCCATGAACCTCTTCTACAAGTGTGTTAGCTTTTTGCCTGTGAAGCTCATCTTTGTGGCGATGAAGGAAGTGGTCAGAGTTCGCAAAATTGCAGCCGGGGTCCACCATGCTCATCACCAGTACCACCACGGGTGGTTCATTATGATGGCTACTGGATGGGTCAAAG gtTCTGGTGTTGCCTTGATGTCTAACTTTGAGCAACTGCTGCGTGGGGTCTGGAAgccagaaacaaatgaaattctTCATATGTCCTT CCCTACAAAAGCTAGTCTGTATGGCACAGTCCTTTTCACACTGCAACAAACTCACTGGCTCCCTGTCTCTGAAGCCAACCTCATCTTCTTTTTCACCATGTTCATGATAGTTTGCAAG GTTTTCATGACGGCGACTCACTCTCACGCCTCACCTTTTGCTCCAGTGGAAGGCTTCGTCTGCCCAGTTTTCTTTGGCTCAGTTTCTAGCGGACACACTAGTCATGATCAGCACGGGGCCTCCCATGAGGTTTCCCATCCACCGCCTCCTCCTGTGAAGTCAAAAGAGGAGCTTAATGAAGGCACAAGGAAAcggaaagcaaaaaaagctgaataa
- the TMEM38A gene encoding trimeric intracellular cation channel type A isoform X3, with protein sequence MSRKSPFASWLCAMLHCFGSYILADLLLGEAPIHYFSNNSSVILATAIWYLIFFCPMNLFYKCVSFLPVKLIFVAMKEVVRVRKIAAGVHHAHHQYHHGWFIMMATGWVKGSGVALMSNFEQLLRGVWKPETNEILHMSFPTKASLYGTVLFTLQQTHWLPVSEANLIFFFTMFMIVCKVFMTATHSHASPFAPVEGFVCPVFFGSVSSGHTSHDQHGASHEVSHPPPPPVKSKEELNEGTRKRKAKKAE encoded by the exons ATGTCTCGTAAGAGCCCTTTTGCCTCTTGGCTTTGTGCTATGCTCCACTGCTTTGGAAGTTACATACTTGCTGATCTGTTACTTGGAGAAGCACCTATTCATTACTTCAGTAATAATTCCAGTGTCATCCTGGCCACAGCAATCTG GTACTTGATATTCTTCTGTCCCATGAACCTCTTCTACAAGTGTGTTAGCTTTTTGCCTGTGAAGCTCATCTTTGTGGCGATGAAGGAAGTGGTCAGAGTTCGCAAAATTGCAGCCGGGGTCCACCATGCTCATCACCAGTACCACCACGGGTGGTTCATTATGATGGCTACTGGATGGGTCAAAG gtTCTGGTGTTGCCTTGATGTCTAACTTTGAGCAACTGCTGCGTGGGGTCTGGAAgccagaaacaaatgaaattctTCATATGTCCTT CCCTACAAAAGCTAGTCTGTATGGCACAGTCCTTTTCACACTGCAACAAACTCACTGGCTCCCTGTCTCTGAAGCCAACCTCATCTTCTTTTTCACCATGTTCATGATAGTTTGCAAG GTTTTCATGACGGCGACTCACTCTCACGCCTCACCTTTTGCTCCAGTGGAAGGCTTCGTCTGCCCAGTTTTCTTTGGCTCAGTTTCTAGCGGACACACTAGTCATGATCAGCACGGGGCCTCCCATGAGGTTTCCCATCCACCGCCTCCTCCTGTGAAGTCAAAAGAGGAGCTTAATGAAGGCACAAGGAAAcggaaagcaaaaaaagctgaataa